One Oscillospiraceae bacterium genomic region harbors:
- a CDS encoding PepSY domain-containing protein — translation MAITENEILNGLSNAVDNSVPDIIGKILSECSNGRTKKDMNDQKNTIEKCAVKSKNYAHNGILKRIIAIAAAFVLIVSGVFVYGEFNKVSAAASTIELDVNPSIEINVSSDNKIISVIAKNADAEKILEGLDFEGATVDVAIYAIIGSLVEHGYINELHNSILVTVDNGDEGQRDAIEKHVVETIDSVLKSNSVEGAIIAQSACGNQTAKNAASQYGISVGKATFISNIIAKNPDLDFETLSTLSIHELNLLIQPSEEETDETGEIEKTEEPEETDDMYSLGTPSELSYIGAGNARKIAMENAGIDRQNDLDSFSAKLNCNDGKIVYNVKLIYNGTKYEYEIDALNGEILNSINSPAEDEQNNGNGNNGKSNNGNKNNDQTVPATGFENEKNNNGNGNGNGKQNSEDNKKELIDIEQAKAIAFEKAGIDSSADIDLKTDFNTENGVSRYEISFIYDGIEYDITVNAISGAVIKFRHEYCENKDTNAIATETEEKNNNGKDNSNGNNGNKNSNETALVTGSENEKNNNGKGNENSENEQSGKYIDIELAKNIAFKMAGILSETDTECSVNVCDETGACRRYELKFTANGCDYCVTVNAITGSVVKFDKKDNGNPSSTGSENDNISENNGNGNGNGKGKGN, via the coding sequence ATGGCAATAACAGAGAATGAAATTCTAAATGGTTTATCCAACGCTGTTGACAACAGTGTTCCTGACATTATAGGAAAGATCCTCTCCGAATGCAGTAACGGGAGGACGAAAAAAGATATGAATGATCAGAAAAACACCATCGAAAAGTGTGCTGTAAAATCAAAGAATTACGCACATAACGGAATATTAAAGCGAATCATAGCTATCGCCGCTGCGTTTGTATTGATTGTAAGCGGAGTGTTCGTATACGGAGAATTCAATAAGGTTTCCGCGGCTGCTTCAACAATCGAGCTTGACGTCAATCCCAGCATAGAGATAAATGTCAGCAGTGATAATAAAATAATATCGGTTATAGCAAAAAACGCGGATGCGGAAAAAATCCTTGAGGGTCTCGATTTTGAAGGAGCTACGGTTGATGTCGCAATCTATGCAATTATAGGCTCTCTTGTGGAACACGGATATATAAACGAGCTTCATAATTCGATACTTGTTACAGTTGATAACGGAGACGAAGGTCAGCGTGATGCAATTGAGAAGCATGTCGTAGAAACCATTGACTCGGTATTGAAGAGCAATTCCGTTGAGGGAGCGATCATAGCCCAATCCGCATGCGGAAACCAAACGGCAAAGAATGCTGCATCGCAATACGGAATTTCTGTAGGGAAAGCAACCTTTATCTCCAATATTATTGCTAAAAATCCTGATTTGGATTTTGAAACGCTATCTACGCTTTCAATCCATGAATTGAATCTTCTCATACAGCCATCAGAGGAAGAAACAGACGAAACCGGTGAAATCGAAAAAACCGAAGAGCCTGAAGAAACCGATGATATGTATTCTCTGGGCACGCCCAGCGAGCTATCTTATATAGGAGCCGGCAACGCAAGAAAAATTGCTATGGAGAATGCAGGAATTGATAGGCAAAACGATCTTGATTCATTCTCAGCAAAACTTAATTGTAATGATGGCAAAATTGTATATAATGTAAAGCTCATATATAACGGCACAAAATATGAATACGAAATTGATGCGCTTAACGGAGAAATATTAAATAGCATTAATTCACCGGCTGAAGATGAGCAAAACAACGGCAACGGAAATAACGGAAAAAGCAACAACGGAAACAAAAATAACGATCAAACTGTGCCCGCTACTGGCTTTGAAAATGAAAAGAATAATAACGGCAACGGAAACGGCAATGGAAAACAAAACAGCGAGGATAATAAGAAAGAACTGATTGATATCGAGCAGGCAAAAGCGATAGCCTTCGAAAAAGCTGGAATTGATTCATCTGCGGATATCGATTTAAAAACTGATTTTAATACAGAAAACGGAGTATCAAGATATGAAATCAGTTTTATATACGACGGTATCGAATATGATATAACCGTAAACGCTATATCCGGGGCTGTCATAAAATTCAGACATGAATATTGCGAAAACAAAGATACAAACGCGATTGCTACTGAAACTGAAGAAAAAAATAATAACGGCAAAGACAACAGCAATGGTAACAACGGAAATAAAAATAGCAATGAAACCGCGCTAGTTACAGGATCTGAAAATGAAAAGAATAATAACGGCAAAGGCAATGAAAACAGCGAAAATGAACAATCGGGGAAATACATCGATATTGAACTCGCAAAAAACATAGCATTTAAAATGGCAGGGATTTTATCAGAAACCGATACGGAATGCAGTGTTAATGTATGTGATGAAACCGGCGCCTGCCGACGTTATGAATTAAAGTTTACAGCTAATGGTTGCGATTATTGCGTTACAGTAAACGCTATTACCGGATCGGTTGTGAAATTCGATAAGAAAGATAACGGCAATCCGAGTTCAACCGGTAGCGAAAATGATAATATTAGCGAAAACAACGGCAACGGCAACGGAAACGGCAAAGGAAAAGGAAATTAA
- a CDS encoding acyltransferase family protein yields the protein MNEAKQMPAKENKRFVNLDLLRIVSIYTMIIVHTAAMKWYSEPVDSYNWMIMNIYDSLVRFCVPVFIMLSGWNMLDPKRTSSIGELYGKRILRLVTAYIFWAAAYVFYDKIDLIAAGQKPFESIYDFINAIIVGHFHLWFVFMLVGLYIAIPVLKPIAENPKTARYFLAVSFFAAIFMPAFRYVPIIGTFTAQINEKLRLDVFLGYSFYFVLGYYLKNLKISKLIKLIIYSGGAASVIATVYLTYLSSVLKNIKCELFYEYLLPTTMLAALSVFIFFRDTVGKIKFSQKATKIISYISGCSFGMYLIHDFINMNLVKMGLTVVSVNPVFMVPLFAFIVFIISFIAVSIIKLIPGLNKFIV from the coding sequence ATACGGCAGCTATGAAATGGTACAGCGAGCCCGTGGATTCGTATAACTGGATGATTATGAATATATACGATTCGCTGGTAAGATTCTGCGTGCCTGTATTTATTATGCTTTCCGGATGGAATATGCTCGACCCGAAAAGAACAAGCTCAATCGGAGAGCTTTACGGAAAGCGTATTTTAAGACTCGTTACCGCTTATATATTCTGGGCCGCCGCTTACGTTTTTTATGATAAAATCGACTTGATTGCGGCGGGGCAAAAGCCTTTTGAAAGTATATATGATTTCATCAATGCAATTATCGTAGGACATTTCCATTTATGGTTCGTATTTATGCTTGTCGGATTATATATAGCAATTCCTGTTTTAAAGCCGATCGCGGAAAACCCGAAAACAGCACGATACTTTCTCGCTGTGTCGTTTTTTGCCGCTATATTCATGCCTGCCTTCAGATATGTTCCGATAATCGGTACTTTTACTGCGCAGATAAATGAAAAACTTCGTCTCGACGTTTTTTTAGGCTATTCGTTTTATTTTGTTTTAGGTTATTATCTGAAAAATTTAAAAATTTCAAAATTGATAAAGCTTATTATATATTCGGGAGGAGCGGCCAGCGTAATCGCCACCGTATACCTTACATATTTGTCTTCGGTACTCAAGAATATCAAGTGCGAACTTTTTTACGAGTATTTATTGCCTACGACTATGCTTGCCGCTCTCTCCGTATTTATCTTTTTCCGAGATACAGTTGGAAAAATAAAATTCTCACAAAAAGCAACAAAAATAATTTCATATATATCGGGCTGCTCGTTCGGTATGTATCTTATTCATGATTTTATTAATATGAATCTTGTCAAAATGGGGCTCACTGTTGTTTCTGTAAATCCTGTTTTTATGGTTCCGTTATTTGCTTTTATTGTTTTTATTATAAGTTTTATTGCTGTGAGCATCATAAAGCTTATCCCCGGATTAAATAAATTTATTGTTTAA
- a CDS encoding RNA polymerase sigma factor, whose protein sequence is MYSNNGVESYEDVMLLQADKKAQFEVEIELCIAGIACGEAKALEKLYRLTKSSVYGYSLSILRNRHDAEDVLQDTYVKVFTSSDSYHPGGKPLAWILTITRNLAADKFRAYKKLAYFDEDTAEALFTDTSLEDSEDKMLLEAAMNILDYDERQIVMLHAVSGFLHREIAEFLKIPLSTVLSKYNRSIKKLKNAMEGKYDGNNRE, encoded by the coding sequence GTGTATTCAAATAACGGTGTTGAATCATATGAAGATGTAATGCTTTTACAAGCAGACAAAAAAGCACAATTTGAGGTTGAGATTGAATTATGCATTGCCGGAATCGCTTGTGGTGAAGCAAAGGCTTTGGAAAAGCTTTATCGTCTGACTAAAAGCTCCGTTTACGGATATTCACTATCGATTCTAAGGAACCGTCATGATGCGGAGGATGTCCTGCAGGACACATATGTAAAAGTATTTACATCGTCCGACTCATACCATCCGGGAGGGAAGCCTCTCGCATGGATATTGACGATTACCAGGAATCTGGCAGCAGATAAATTCAGAGCATATAAAAAGTTGGCTTACTTCGACGAAGATACCGCGGAAGCTTTATTCACGGATACCAGCCTTGAAGACAGCGAAGATAAAATGCTTTTAGAGGCTGCCATGAATATTCTTGATTACGATGAGAGACAAATCGTCATGCTTCATGCTGTAAGCGGATTTCTGCATCGTGAAATAGCAGAGTTTTTAAAAATACCTCTATCAACCGTCCTGTCAAAATACAACAGATCAATTAAAAAATTAAAAAATGCCATGGAGGGGAAATACGATGGCAATAACAGAGAATGA